The following are encoded in a window of Solibacillus sp. FSL R7-0668 genomic DNA:
- the gltD gene encoding glutamate synthase small subunit, whose amino-acid sequence MGKSTGFMEFKREKVQEKAPLERISSWNEYTSKLPDDKLQTQGARCMDCGTPFCHMGIEIRGTAAGCPINNVIPEWNDLVYKGQWEEALKRLHMTNNFPEFTGRVCPAPCEGSCTLAITDPAVAIKSIERTIIDKGFENGWVTPRVPEIRSGYKVAIVGSGPAGLAAADQLNQMGHSVTVFERSDRFGGLLMYGIPNMKLEKELIERRVNLLSLEGIQFIANTEIGKDLTKEQLQQQFDAVILCTGAQKQRILHMEGSDAGNIHLAMEYLTDVTKSLLDSNFKDNKALNVKGKDVIVIGGGDTGADCVATALRQNCRSVYQFGKHPQQATTRTEDTMWPKDPNLYTLDYAYAEADAKYGRDPREYCIQTTKIVKDTKGNLKELHTIQMEKILGEDGFHFFKELPGTEKVWPAQHVFVAIGFEGAEKETPAHFGVEFTNNRIRASIKDYETSVPGVFAAGDARRGQSLVVWAIKEGRAVAASVHYYLQEQAKKF is encoded by the coding sequence ATGGGAAAATCAACAGGATTTATGGAATTTAAGCGTGAAAAGGTTCAGGAAAAAGCACCACTAGAGCGTATTTCGAGCTGGAATGAATATACGAGCAAGCTACCAGACGATAAATTACAAACACAGGGAGCGCGCTGCATGGATTGTGGTACACCATTTTGCCATATGGGGATTGAAATACGCGGTACGGCAGCAGGTTGTCCGATTAACAACGTCATCCCAGAGTGGAATGATTTAGTGTATAAGGGACAATGGGAGGAAGCATTGAAGCGTCTGCATATGACGAATAACTTTCCAGAATTCACAGGGCGCGTATGTCCAGCCCCTTGTGAAGGTTCTTGCACGCTTGCGATTACAGACCCAGCTGTTGCGATTAAATCTATTGAACGTACGATTATTGATAAAGGCTTTGAAAATGGCTGGGTAACACCGCGCGTACCAGAAATTCGCTCAGGCTATAAGGTAGCGATTGTTGGTTCAGGTCCAGCGGGCTTAGCGGCGGCTGATCAATTAAATCAAATGGGGCATTCGGTTACAGTATTTGAACGCTCTGACCGCTTCGGTGGCCTATTAATGTACGGGATTCCCAATATGAAGCTTGAAAAGGAGCTTATTGAACGCCGTGTGAATTTATTGTCATTAGAGGGCATTCAATTCATAGCGAATACAGAAATCGGCAAAGATCTGACAAAAGAACAGCTACAACAACAGTTTGATGCGGTTATTTTATGTACCGGTGCGCAAAAGCAACGCATATTGCATATGGAAGGCAGCGATGCGGGCAATATTCATTTAGCGATGGAATATTTAACGGATGTGACAAAAAGCTTACTAGATTCTAATTTTAAAGATAATAAAGCACTCAATGTAAAAGGCAAGGATGTCATCGTTATTGGCGGTGGTGATACGGGGGCAGACTGCGTGGCAACTGCGCTTCGTCAAAATTGCCGTTCTGTCTACCAATTCGGTAAACACCCACAGCAAGCAACAACGCGGACAGAGGATACAATGTGGCCAAAAGACCCGAATCTTTACACATTGGATTACGCGTATGCAGAGGCGGATGCGAAATACGGTCGCGATCCACGTGAATACTGCATTCAAACAACCAAAATTGTGAAGGACACAAAGGGCAATCTGAAAGAGCTGCACACCATCCAAATGGAAAAAATCCTCGGTGAAGATGGCTTCCATTTCTTTAAGGAGCTGCCAGGCACAGAAAAAGTATGGCCAGCACAGCATGTATTCGTAGCCATTGGTTTCGAAGGCGCTGAGAAAGAAACGCCAGCGCATTTCGGTGTGGAATTCACAAACAACCGAATCCGTGCATCTATTAAAGATTACGAAACAAGTGTACCCGGTGTATTTGCAGCAGGTGATGCACGCCGCGGGCAAAGCTTAGTTGTATGGGCGATCAAAGAAGGTCGCGCTGTAGCAGCAAGCGTGCATTATTATTTGCAGGAGCAAGCGAAGAAATTTTAA
- the gltB gene encoding glutamate synthase large subunit yields the protein MSFHQLPKAQGLYDPQFEHDACGIGMYANMKGKPSHQIVKNGLEMLCRLEHRAGRGGDGKTGDGAGLMVQIPDAFFKFNCPELKLPEKGAYGVGQVFFTENDEERQRIEQKMNELIVEEGQELIGWRTAPTNKENLSEIAKASAPVVRQVFIQSKAVNSQSFERKLYVIRKQLEHWAEQQGFELYIPSLSSQTMVFKGLLAPEEVSDFYIDLQDESFVSALALVHSRYSTNTFPSWKRAHPNRYIIHNGEINTLRGNINWMRAREQQFVSEAFGDDLEKLLPIIDPTGSDSSMLDNAFEFFVLAGRTPAETAMMMIPEPWTENPRIEEDRKAFYQYHASLMEPWDGPTAICFTDGKQIGAILDRNGLRPGRLYVTKDDHVIFSSETGVVDYAEEDILYKDRLSPGRMLLIDLEQGKIISDEELKAEMAKAQPYAQWLQDNMLKIEVAEETKALVNDLTLRQKIHGYTYEDVQKYIVPLAKDGKDPLGSMGNDSPLAVLSDRPQSLFNYFKQLFAQVTNPPIDSIREHVVTSTMTMLGAEGDLLHPTANNARRIMLETSVLTTAEYEKLLNNGHRDFEVAEISLQFTESLENELNRIKTEAEAAVFGGRTILVLNDFVEDAKQLTIPVLLAASTIHQYLIRIGLRTKASIVVNSAETREVHHFAALIGFGVDAIHPYLAYATIAQAIDDKHIALPFDKAVQKYRKGAAEGVVKVMSKMGISTVQSYRGAQVFEAVGISKAVIDEYFTGTASQIDGIDLQTIGEEAIRRHEVAVHAMSAELQSGSDFQWRADGEHHAFNPKTIHTLQWATRKNDYGLYRMFAEMANEERIGFLRNLFEFKKAERRLPMEEVESVDSIVKRFKSGAMSFGSLSKEAHETLAIAMNKLGARSNSGEGGENPARYKLDANGDNRRSSIKQIASGRFGVKSHYLVNADELQIKMAQGAKPGEGGQLPGNKVYPWVAEVRGSTPGVGLISPPPHHDIYSIEDMAELIHDLKNANRYARISVKLVAKAGVGTIAAGVAKGAADVIVISGYDGGTGASPKTSIKHTGLPWELGLAEAHQTLMLNGLRDRVVLETDGKLMTGKDVVMAALLGAEEFGFATAPLIVLGCVMMRACHLDTCPVGVATQNPELRAKFMGNADHVVNYMRFVAEEMREYMSILGFRTVEEMVGRTDVLQISARTKQHWKASQLDLSALLHQMQGVRTKQQEQDHQITESFDVRELLPKVEQAIANKEVIKLSYPIKNTDRVMGTIVGSEISRKYGEAGLPDNTINLTFTGHAGQSFGAFTPRGMAMRVIGDVNDYFGKGLSGGKVVAIAPIKGDFEKNVIAGNVCLYGATSGQAFINGRAGHRFGVRNSGANIVVEGIGDHGCEYMTGGKIVVLGDVGQNFGAGMSGGIGYILPSDEAQFKAQCNMEMIHFEKLTDAHEIEQVRRLIIKHLEETESSYALDVLAKWAEFVPKFVKVVPTDYKTIIEKIERHKLNGLTDDHAAMQAFVEVTESQKKLVSSK from the coding sequence ATGAGTTTTCACCAGTTACCAAAAGCACAAGGTTTATACGATCCACAGTTTGAACATGACGCATGTGGCATCGGGATGTACGCAAATATGAAGGGCAAACCATCACATCAAATCGTGAAAAATGGCTTAGAGATGTTATGTCGCTTAGAGCACCGTGCAGGGCGTGGGGGAGACGGTAAAACAGGCGATGGTGCAGGGCTAATGGTTCAAATTCCTGATGCATTCTTTAAATTCAATTGTCCGGAACTCAAATTACCTGAAAAAGGTGCATACGGTGTGGGTCAAGTTTTCTTCACAGAAAATGATGAGGAACGCCAACGAATAGAACAAAAAATGAATGAACTAATTGTCGAGGAAGGGCAGGAGCTAATCGGCTGGCGTACTGCTCCAACGAATAAAGAAAATTTAAGTGAGATTGCAAAAGCAAGTGCACCCGTTGTACGCCAAGTATTTATCCAGTCAAAGGCAGTGAATAGCCAAAGCTTTGAACGGAAACTATACGTCATTCGAAAGCAGCTGGAGCATTGGGCTGAACAGCAAGGCTTTGAACTCTATATTCCAAGCCTTTCAAGTCAGACAATGGTGTTTAAAGGTTTACTCGCACCGGAGGAAGTAAGTGATTTCTATATTGATTTACAGGATGAAAGCTTCGTATCGGCATTAGCACTCGTGCATTCACGCTATTCAACAAACACCTTCCCATCTTGGAAACGAGCACACCCGAACCGCTACATTATCCATAATGGGGAAATTAACACACTGCGCGGGAATATTAACTGGATGCGCGCACGTGAGCAGCAGTTCGTTTCGGAAGCGTTTGGCGATGATTTAGAAAAGCTATTACCAATCATTGATCCAACAGGTTCAGATTCATCAATGCTTGATAACGCATTTGAATTTTTCGTGTTAGCCGGTCGTACACCAGCAGAGACGGCGATGATGATGATTCCAGAGCCGTGGACAGAAAATCCGCGTATTGAGGAAGACCGTAAAGCATTTTATCAATATCATGCAAGTTTAATGGAGCCTTGGGATGGCCCAACAGCTATTTGCTTCACAGATGGTAAGCAGATTGGGGCAATTTTAGACCGCAATGGCTTACGTCCAGGTCGATTATACGTGACAAAAGATGACCATGTAATTTTTTCTTCTGAAACAGGTGTTGTTGATTACGCGGAGGAAGATATTTTATATAAAGATCGTTTAAGTCCAGGTCGCATGCTGCTCATCGATTTAGAGCAAGGGAAAATCATCTCGGATGAAGAGTTGAAAGCGGAAATGGCAAAAGCTCAACCTTATGCACAGTGGCTACAAGATAATATGTTGAAAATTGAAGTAGCGGAAGAAACGAAGGCACTGGTAAATGACCTGACATTGCGTCAAAAAATTCACGGCTACACATATGAAGACGTACAAAAATATATTGTGCCTTTAGCAAAAGATGGTAAAGATCCACTGGGGTCAATGGGGAATGATTCACCACTTGCGGTATTATCAGATCGCCCGCAGTCATTATTTAATTACTTTAAGCAGTTATTTGCACAAGTGACAAATCCACCAATCGATTCCATTCGTGAGCATGTCGTGACATCTACAATGACGATGCTAGGCGCAGAAGGGGATTTACTTCACCCGACAGCAAACAACGCGCGCCGTATTATGTTAGAGACGTCGGTACTAACAACGGCAGAATATGAAAAATTACTGAACAATGGGCATCGTGACTTTGAAGTAGCAGAAATATCACTACAATTTACGGAATCTTTAGAAAATGAGTTGAACCGAATTAAAACAGAGGCAGAAGCAGCCGTATTTGGTGGTCGTACCATTCTTGTATTAAACGATTTTGTAGAGGATGCGAAACAGTTAACCATCCCTGTATTATTAGCAGCGAGTACAATTCATCAGTATTTAATTCGCATTGGCTTACGTACGAAGGCAAGTATAGTGGTCAATAGCGCGGAGACTCGTGAAGTGCATCATTTCGCTGCATTAATCGGGTTTGGTGTGGATGCGATTCATCCGTATTTGGCTTATGCAACGATTGCACAGGCAATTGACGACAAGCATATCGCCTTACCTTTTGACAAGGCTGTTCAAAAATATCGTAAAGGTGCTGCGGAAGGTGTCGTAAAAGTCATGTCAAAAATGGGCATTTCAACAGTGCAATCCTACCGCGGTGCACAAGTATTTGAAGCAGTCGGAATTTCAAAGGCTGTGATTGACGAATATTTCACAGGTACAGCTTCTCAAATTGATGGCATCGATTTACAAACAATCGGGGAAGAAGCAATACGTCGCCATGAAGTTGCTGTCCATGCCATGAGCGCAGAATTACAATCAGGCTCAGATTTCCAATGGCGTGCAGATGGTGAGCATCATGCGTTCAATCCAAAAACGATTCATACGTTACAATGGGCAACACGCAAAAATGATTACGGCTTATATCGGATGTTTGCAGAAATGGCCAATGAAGAGCGTATCGGCTTTTTACGTAACTTATTTGAGTTCAAAAAGGCGGAGCGTCGTTTACCAATGGAAGAAGTAGAATCGGTAGACTCCATCGTGAAACGCTTTAAATCAGGCGCGATGTCGTTTGGCTCGTTATCGAAAGAGGCACATGAAACATTAGCAATCGCCATGAATAAATTAGGCGCACGCTCAAACTCAGGGGAGGGCGGAGAAAATCCAGCGCGCTATAAGCTAGATGCGAATGGGGATAACCGTCGTTCAAGTATTAAGCAAATTGCATCCGGTCGCTTTGGTGTCAAATCGCATTATTTAGTCAATGCAGATGAATTACAAATCAAAATGGCACAGGGCGCAAAGCCGGGTGAAGGTGGTCAATTACCGGGCAATAAAGTGTATCCATGGGTTGCTGAGGTTCGTGGCTCAACACCAGGAGTTGGCTTAATTTCACCGCCACCCCACCATGATATTTATTCGATTGAGGATATGGCTGAATTAATTCATGATTTAAAAAATGCAAATCGTTATGCACGGATTTCCGTAAAGCTTGTCGCAAAAGCAGGTGTTGGGACAATTGCAGCGGGTGTCGCAAAGGGCGCGGCGGATGTTATTGTCATTTCAGGGTATGACGGAGGTACCGGTGCCTCTCCGAAAACATCGATTAAGCATACAGGCTTACCATGGGAGCTTGGCTTAGCGGAGGCACATCAAACATTAATGTTAAATGGCTTGCGTGATCGCGTTGTACTAGAAACGGACGGTAAGCTAATGACTGGTAAGGATGTCGTAATGGCGGCACTTTTAGGGGCAGAGGAATTTGGCTTTGCAACAGCTCCACTAATTGTTTTAGGCTGTGTGATGATGCGTGCCTGTCATCTAGATACATGTCCAGTAGGGGTAGCGACACAAAACCCAGAGCTACGCGCGAAATTTATGGGGAATGCCGATCATGTCGTGAACTATATGCGCTTTGTTGCTGAGGAAATGCGCGAGTACATGAGTATTTTAGGCTTCCGTACAGTTGAAGAAATGGTAGGCCGTACAGATGTGCTACAAATTTCAGCGCGCACAAAGCAGCACTGGAAAGCGAGTCAATTGGATTTATCAGCATTGCTACATCAAATGCAAGGGGTGCGTACGAAGCAGCAGGAGCAAGATCATCAAATCACAGAAAGCTTTGATGTACGTGAGCTATTACCAAAAGTCGAGCAAGCAATTGCCAATAAAGAGGTCATAAAGCTAAGCTATCCAATTAAAAATACAGATCGTGTAATGGGAACAATTGTAGGCAGTGAAATTTCACGAAAATACGGTGAAGCTGGTTTGCCGGATAACACAATCAATTTAACGTTCACAGGTCATGCAGGACAAAGCTTTGGTGCCTTTACACCACGAGGTATGGCAATGCGTGTGATTGGAGACGTCAATGACTACTTCGGTAAAGGCTTATCAGGAGGTAAAGTTGTTGCGATTGCGCCGATCAAAGGAGATTTTGAGAAGAACGTCATTGCAGGAAATGTTTGCTTATATGGTGCAACGAGCGGGCAAGCGTTTATTAATGGTCGAGCTGGTCATCGCTTTGGTGTTCGTAACTCTGGTGCGAATATCGTTGTAGAGGGTATTGGTGACCACGGCTGTGAATATATGACAGGCGGTAAAATCGTCGTATTAGGCGATGTTGGTCAAAACTTTGGTGCGGGGATGTCAGGTGGTATCGGCTATATTTTACCGAGCGACGAAGCGCAATTTAAAGCGCAGTGCAATATGGAAATGATTCATTTTGAAAAGCTAACAGATGCACATGAAATTGAGCAAGTGCGCCGATTAATTATTAAACACTTAGAAGAAACAGAAAGCTCATACGCATTGGATGTTTTAGCGAAATGGGCAGAATTTGTACCGAAATTTGTCAAAGTAGTGCCTACAGATTATAAGACAATTATCGAAAAAATTGAGCGTCATAAATTAAATGGGTTAACAGATGATCATGCGGCAATGCAAGCGTTTGTGGAAGTAACGGAAAGTCAGAAAAAGCTTGTGAGTTCGAAATAA
- a CDS encoding LysR family transcriptional regulator, translated as MELRQLRYFVEVAEREHISEAAEHLHVAQSAISRQIANLEEELGASLFERVGRNVKLTPIGKTFLEHSITALKAIDFAAKQVEEYLDPAKGTIKVGFPTSLASYVLPTVISAFKKEYPDVSFHLRQGSYKYLIEAVKNRELNLALLGPLPPKDESINTTVLFSESIHALLPATHPLAKQDSIHLIDLKNDNFVLFPEGYILQKVAVDACRSAGFVPTITSEGEDMDALKGLVAAGIGVTLLPESSLYDSTPRMTVKMPIASPTIRRTVGIIAPTTRDLAPSEQVFVDFVSKFYSRLSRFQ; from the coding sequence GTGGAATTACGACAATTACGTTACTTTGTCGAGGTTGCGGAACGTGAACATATTTCTGAAGCAGCAGAGCATTTACATGTTGCCCAGTCTGCGATTAGCCGACAAATTGCCAATTTAGAGGAGGAGCTCGGGGCGTCACTTTTTGAACGTGTCGGACGTAACGTCAAACTGACACCAATTGGTAAAACATTTTTAGAACACAGCATTACCGCACTGAAGGCAATTGATTTTGCCGCCAAGCAAGTTGAAGAATATTTAGACCCAGCAAAAGGGACCATTAAAGTTGGCTTCCCTACAAGTTTAGCGAGCTATGTTTTACCTACTGTCATCTCTGCATTTAAGAAAGAATACCCGGATGTTTCATTCCATTTACGCCAAGGCTCTTATAAATATTTGATTGAAGCCGTGAAAAATCGCGAGCTTAATTTGGCATTACTTGGCCCATTACCACCAAAAGACGAGTCCATAAATACAACGGTGCTTTTTAGCGAAAGCATTCATGCCTTATTACCCGCAACACACCCATTAGCAAAGCAAGATTCAATTCATTTAATTGATTTAAAAAATGACAACTTTGTGCTGTTCCCAGAAGGATATATTTTACAAAAGGTTGCTGTCGATGCTTGTCGTTCAGCTGGCTTCGTTCCAACGATCACATCTGAGGGCGAGGATATGGATGCCTTGAAGGGTTTAGTTGCAGCGGGCATTGGTGTGACACTACTACCTGAAAGCTCACTGTATGATTCAACACCGCGTATGACAGTAAAGATGCCGATTGCAAGTCCGACAATCCGCAGAACCGTGGGCATTATCGCACCAACAACACGCGATTTGGCTCCATCTGAACAGGTTTTCGTTGACTTTGTTTCAAAATTCTATTCCCGTCTGTCGAGATTTCAATAA
- a CDS encoding MetQ/NlpA family ABC transporter substrate-binding protein, with the protein MKKLLSSVLLGASVLALAACGTDDKSTTGSEIEKETDGGATEPTTLVVGASNTPHAVILEQVQPILEKQGIELEIETYQDYVLPNQDLESGDLDANYFQHIPYFEGQKAEFNYDFANAGGIHIEPIGIYSEKYASLEELPEGATILLSNSVADHGRMLSLLEAQGLIKLAEGIDKTAAEIKDIAENPKNFVFDYDLAPEMLVQMYKNGEGDAVLINSNFAIDNGINPLEDAIAIESGDSPYVNIIAVQSGDENSEEIKALVEALHSQEIQDFIVEEWGGSVVPVDGE; encoded by the coding sequence ATGAAAAAATTATTATCTTCAGTACTTTTAGGGGCTTCTGTCCTTGCGTTAGCAGCATGTGGCACAGATGACAAATCAACAACAGGTAGCGAAATAGAAAAAGAAACAGATGGTGGAGCAACAGAGCCAACGACATTAGTAGTAGGTGCTTCAAATACACCTCATGCAGTTATTTTAGAACAAGTTCAACCAATTTTAGAAAAGCAAGGTATTGAATTAGAAATCGAAACTTACCAAGATTATGTATTACCAAATCAAGACTTAGAATCTGGTGATTTAGACGCCAACTATTTCCAACACATTCCGTATTTTGAAGGTCAAAAAGCAGAATTTAACTATGACTTCGCAAATGCTGGTGGCATTCATATCGAGCCAATCGGTATTTATTCTGAAAAATATGCCTCTTTAGAAGAGCTTCCTGAAGGCGCAACAATTCTTTTATCTAACTCTGTAGCTGACCACGGTCGTATGCTTTCATTACTTGAAGCACAAGGGTTAATCAAGCTAGCAGAAGGAATCGACAAAACAGCAGCGGAAATTAAAGACATTGCTGAAAATCCAAAAAACTTTGTGTTTGATTATGATTTAGCGCCAGAAATGTTAGTACAAATGTATAAAAATGGAGAAGGCGATGCGGTATTAATTAACTCAAACTTCGCAATCGACAACGGTATTAACCCATTAGAAGATGCAATCGCAATCGAGTCTGGTGATTCACCATACGTGAACATTATTGCTGTTCAATCAGGTGACGAGAATTCAGAAGAAATCAAAGCATTAGTTGAAGCATTACATTCTCAAGAAATCCAAGACTTCATCGTAGAAGAGTGGGGCGGCTCAGTAGTTCCAGTTGATGGAGAGTAA
- a CDS encoding methionine ABC transporter permease: protein MINQLFPNVDWDKMLEATYETLYMTTIATAVTFVLGILIGIVLFLTSDNQLWANKIVHFLTGSIVNIFRSIPFIVLIILLIPFTKFLLGTIRGANAALPALIIGAAPFYARMVLIALREIDKGVIEAARSMGAKTSTIIWKVLIPESLPALISGITVTAVALVGYTAMAGIIGAGGLGNLAFLDGFSRNRTDVTFMATIIILIVVFIIQFIGDNITTKVDKR from the coding sequence ATGATTAATCAATTATTTCCGAATGTCGATTGGGACAAGATGCTCGAAGCCACATACGAAACCTTGTATATGACAACAATCGCAACAGCAGTTACATTCGTATTGGGTATTTTAATCGGGATTGTCCTATTTTTAACGAGTGACAATCAGCTATGGGCCAATAAAATTGTTCACTTTTTAACGGGATCAATCGTTAATATTTTCCGTTCGATTCCGTTTATTGTGCTCATCATTTTATTAATTCCATTCACAAAATTTTTACTCGGTACAATTCGTGGTGCCAATGCGGCATTACCGGCTTTAATTATTGGGGCCGCACCGTTTTACGCGCGTATGGTATTAATCGCATTGCGTGAAATTGATAAAGGCGTCATTGAAGCCGCTCGTTCAATGGGTGCAAAAACATCAACAATTATTTGGAAAGTATTAATTCCAGAAAGCTTACCTGCTCTGATTTCAGGAATTACGGTAACAGCAGTAGCACTTGTAGGGTATACAGCAATGGCCGGCATTATTGGTGCAGGCGGTTTAGGGAACTTAGCCTTCCTTGATGGCTTCTCACGTAACCGTACAGATGTTACCTTCATGGCAACCATCATTATTTTAATCGTAGTATTTATCATTCAATTTATTGGTGATAACATTACAACAAAAGTTGATAAACGATAG
- a CDS encoding methionine ABC transporter ATP-binding protein gives MIEIQNITKVYKTKNGDLTAVNDVSLSIHKGEIYGIIGYSGAGKSTMIRLLNGLEKPTTGSVIVNGQDIAKASGNELRAARQKISMIFQHFNLLWSRTVEENIAFPLEIAGVPKDKRAQRVEELIELVGLKGRGKAYPSQLSGGQKQRVGIARALANNPEVLLCDEATSALDPETTESILDLLLDINKQIGLTIVLITHEMHVIRKICNRVAVMEAGKVVEQGDVLQVFQHPQAPITKNFVSQAAGETQETQASLEQILTNYPSGKIVKLTFAGATTEQPVISQIIKQFDVIINIVHGKISTTTGGSLGTLFVHIDGDKQQIQQALQFLKQHEIQMEVIEHD, from the coding sequence ATGATTGAGATACAAAACATCACGAAAGTTTACAAAACAAAGAACGGCGATTTAACCGCTGTCAATGATGTAAGCTTATCGATTCATAAAGGCGAAATATACGGTATTATCGGCTACAGTGGAGCTGGTAAAAGTACAATGATTCGCTTATTAAACGGTTTAGAAAAGCCGACAACAGGTTCGGTCATTGTTAACGGGCAGGATATTGCCAAAGCTTCAGGCAATGAATTACGTGCCGCGCGCCAAAAGATTAGTATGATTTTCCAGCACTTTAATTTACTTTGGTCACGCACAGTTGAGGAAAACATTGCGTTTCCACTTGAAATTGCAGGTGTCCCAAAAGACAAGCGTGCACAGCGCGTAGAGGAACTTATTGAGCTAGTTGGTTTAAAGGGACGCGGAAAAGCATACCCGTCACAATTATCAGGTGGTCAAAAGCAGCGTGTCGGTATTGCCCGTGCACTTGCCAATAATCCTGAAGTATTGCTTTGTGACGAAGCAACGTCAGCACTCGATCCAGAAACAACGGAATCGATTTTAGATTTATTATTAGACATTAATAAGCAAATTGGTTTAACAATCGTGCTTATTACTCATGAAATGCATGTCATTCGTAAAATTTGTAACCGTGTCGCAGTAATGGAAGCAGGGAAAGTGGTAGAGCAAGGGGATGTACTGCAAGTGTTCCAACATCCTCAAGCACCGATTACGAAAAACTTCGTATCGCAAGCGGCTGGGGAAACACAGGAAACACAAGCATCACTCGAACAAATTTTAACGAATTATCCATCAGGGAAAATCGTAAAATTAACGTTTGCAGGCGCGACAACAGAGCAGCCGGTCATTTCCCAAATTATTAAGCAATTTGATGTGATTATTAATATTGTGCATGGCAAAATTTCAACGACAACGGGTGGTTCACTGGGTACATTATTTGTCCACATTGATGGGGACAAGCAGCAAATCCAGCAGGCACTCCAATTTTTAAAACAGCATGAAATCCAAATGGAGGTGATTGAGCATGATTAA
- a CDS encoding thioredoxin family protein yields MEQWTREQWEQNVQQHEQSAFFIYTPMCGTCDVAKRILKVIEKLLPDLPIGMANINYLEELAYDLKIESVPCLLVSNKGQIQEKIYAFQSVPYLYEILKK; encoded by the coding sequence ATGGAGCAATGGACAAGAGAGCAGTGGGAGCAAAATGTGCAACAACATGAGCAAAGTGCATTTTTTATCTATACGCCCATGTGTGGAACATGCGATGTGGCTAAAAGAATACTAAAAGTAATTGAGAAATTACTCCCAGATTTACCGATAGGAATGGCAAATATCAATTATTTAGAAGAATTAGCGTATGATTTAAAAATCGAAAGTGTTCCTTGCTTATTAGTTTCTAATAAGGGGCAAATACAGGAAAAAATCTATGCATTTCAATCCGTACCATACTTGTATGAAATATTAAAAAAATAA
- a CDS encoding toprim domain-containing protein, with amino-acid sequence MRKCIVVEGRADKLRIQPILAEEVTILCTNGTISEVDLIDLLEAYEHDEIVTFFDADKNGEKLRKLMNRAYPEAQQFIIPQQYIEVEKTPTVILRDLLQQAKFLVR; translated from the coding sequence ATGAGAAAATGTATCGTAGTAGAAGGACGGGCAGATAAGCTGAGAATCCAGCCGATTTTAGCTGAGGAAGTAACGATTCTTTGCACAAATGGCACAATTAGTGAAGTCGATTTAATTGATTTATTAGAAGCATACGAGCATGATGAAATCGTGACATTTTTTGATGCAGATAAAAATGGAGAAAAATTGCGTAAGCTCATGAATCGGGCATATCCAGAAGCGCAACAATTTATTATTCCGCAACAGTATATTGAGGTTGAAAAAACTCCGACCGTTATATTACGGGATCTATTACAGCAGGCTAAATTTTTAGTAAGATAG
- the gcvH gene encoding glycine cleavage system protein GcvH encodes MSTPKELRYTKEHEWVKVEGNKATIGITDFAQSELGDIVFVELPEVGDEIAIDQPFGSVESVKTVSELYAPVSGTVVAVNEELSDSPEFVNESPYGTAWMITIELSNEAEVEALMDADAYAALIEQ; translated from the coding sequence ATGAGCACACCAAAAGAATTACGCTATACGAAAGAGCACGAATGGGTAAAAGTTGAAGGCAATAAAGCAACAATCGGTATTACAGACTTCGCACAATCTGAATTAGGCGACATCGTTTTCGTTGAGCTACCAGAAGTAGGCGACGAAATTGCTATAGATCAACCATTCGGTAGTGTTGAATCAGTAAAAACAGTTTCTGAACTTTACGCACCTGTGTCAGGTACAGTTGTTGCAGTAAACGAAGAATTATCAGATAGCCCTGAATTCGTTAATGAATCTCCATATGGTACAGCATGGATGATCACAATTGAGCTTTCTAATGAAGCAGAAGTTGAAGCATTAATGGACGCAGACGCTTACGCTGCATTAATCGAGCAATAA